One segment of Mycobacteriales bacterium DNA contains the following:
- a CDS encoding ATP-binding cassette domain-containing protein encodes MTGRLRLAAMCAAGLVALWLVLDFVLPHVISTSETSTGHWQTPLPVVVLGLIEGASYGLLAAGLVLIYRSNKIINFAHGEVGAFAASFFAIEVTTWHVPFWLALVPALIVAALIGVLIDNTVVRWLRNAPAVMSVVATLIAGESLGGFSQVINSHAVNGIVTIPQPPGLPTFSVGALLVTQSYVAILIIAPIAVAAVGMFLKFSRTGRGIRSAADNPDAARMAGIPVNLMSSIAWAVAGGLAALTAILTAPSVGSSGEGFGPSLLLIALTGAVLARMRSLPGAMAGGLGIGVLEQLLAWNSQNGGIVEMALFVLIVVGLLVQRQPIGRSEDKGSWSVITPSRPLPATVRALPSVKVLERAPWVVLFAILAALPLLVDNGTSQSLTVTVAFTIVALALGIVTGLGGQLSLGQFAISAVGAYASWQIARRTGNYVESFAYAAGAGALLCVLLGLPAVKARGLMFAVTTLAFSLVVPDFLLGEHWVLGTGQIPGRPIIHGHAIASGHAYYYFAVCILVIALLFSHNVRRGGLGRRLVAVRDNEDAARSFSISATWTKMQCYALAGALTGVAGAMYGHSLPQIGYDGWPVTASLGVVQIAVVGGLGTLAGPIFGAAVVSGPTYATIGALGNALLGQVYLWTVLFLPGGIVQLPLALRNRVAAWLAGRAGIDFAAAAAAERGITEAATEPRAIPEFARPVHRRVSGTGALLEVRDLRVSFGGVRAVRGMSFEVREGETLGLIGPNGAGKTTTFELIAGFVRPDGGSVSFRGADITRLSPEARARRGLIRSFQDAALFPTLTVADCVALSLERTAPTSVALASLGIRPGERRKRSDADELLDWMGLARYRSSVIGELSTGTRRITEIACLVALQPELLLLDEPSSGVAQRETEALGELLARLRRELSLTMVVIEHDMPLIMGLSDRIVCMADGEEIAIGTPEQVQRHPAVITAYLGGEVTRAAEAPVGASR; translated from the coding sequence GTGACGGGCCGGCTGCGGCTCGCCGCGATGTGCGCGGCTGGTCTGGTCGCGCTGTGGCTCGTGCTCGACTTCGTGCTGCCGCACGTCATCTCGACCAGCGAAACCTCGACCGGTCACTGGCAGACGCCGTTGCCGGTGGTGGTCCTCGGGCTGATCGAGGGTGCGTCGTACGGGCTGCTCGCGGCGGGCCTGGTGTTGATCTACCGGTCCAACAAGATCATCAACTTCGCGCACGGAGAGGTGGGCGCGTTCGCCGCCTCGTTCTTCGCGATCGAGGTCACGACCTGGCACGTGCCGTTCTGGCTGGCCCTCGTCCCGGCGCTGATCGTGGCGGCGTTGATCGGCGTACTGATCGACAACACCGTCGTGCGCTGGTTGCGCAACGCGCCCGCCGTCATGAGCGTCGTCGCGACGCTGATCGCCGGGGAGAGTCTCGGCGGCTTCTCGCAGGTGATCAACAGCCACGCGGTCAACGGGATCGTCACGATCCCGCAGCCGCCGGGCCTGCCGACCTTCAGCGTGGGTGCACTGCTCGTCACCCAGTCCTACGTCGCCATCCTGATCATCGCGCCGATCGCGGTCGCGGCGGTTGGGATGTTCCTGAAGTTCAGCCGGACCGGTCGCGGCATCCGCTCGGCTGCCGACAACCCTGACGCGGCGCGCATGGCCGGCATCCCGGTCAACCTCATGAGCTCGATCGCATGGGCGGTCGCCGGCGGTCTTGCCGCGCTCACCGCCATCCTGACCGCGCCCTCGGTCGGGTCCAGCGGTGAAGGGTTCGGCCCGTCGCTGCTGCTCATCGCCTTGACCGGTGCGGTGCTCGCGAGGATGCGCAGCCTGCCGGGTGCGATGGCGGGTGGGCTCGGGATCGGCGTGCTCGAGCAGCTGCTGGCGTGGAACTCGCAGAACGGCGGCATCGTCGAGATGGCGCTGTTCGTGCTGATCGTGGTCGGCCTGCTGGTGCAGCGTCAGCCGATCGGACGCAGCGAGGACAAGGGCTCGTGGTCGGTCATCACGCCGAGCCGGCCGCTGCCCGCCACCGTGCGTGCCTTGCCGTCGGTGAAGGTGCTCGAACGGGCGCCGTGGGTCGTGCTGTTCGCGATCCTCGCGGCGCTCCCGTTGCTGGTCGACAACGGCACCAGCCAGTCGCTGACCGTCACCGTCGCCTTCACGATCGTCGCGCTGGCGCTCGGGATCGTGACCGGGCTCGGCGGGCAGTTGTCCCTCGGACAGTTCGCGATCTCGGCTGTCGGCGCCTACGCCTCGTGGCAGATCGCCCGACGAACCGGCAACTACGTCGAGTCCTTCGCCTATGCCGCCGGTGCCGGCGCGTTGCTCTGCGTGCTGCTCGGCCTTCCCGCCGTCAAGGCGCGCGGGCTGATGTTCGCGGTGACGACGCTCGCCTTCAGCCTCGTCGTACCGGACTTCCTGCTCGGCGAGCACTGGGTGCTCGGCACCGGTCAGATCCCGGGCCGTCCGATCATCCACGGGCACGCCATCGCGTCTGGCCACGCGTACTACTACTTCGCGGTGTGCATTCTGGTGATCGCGCTGCTGTTCTCGCACAACGTGCGCCGCGGCGGGCTGGGACGTCGGCTGGTGGCCGTCCGGGACAACGAAGATGCGGCGCGCTCGTTCTCGATCAGCGCGACGTGGACGAAGATGCAGTGCTACGCCCTCGCCGGTGCGCTGACCGGCGTCGCCGGCGCGATGTACGGCCATTCGCTGCCGCAGATCGGCTACGACGGGTGGCCGGTCACGGCCAGCCTCGGCGTCGTCCAGATCGCTGTGGTCGGCGGGCTGGGCACCCTCGCCGGTCCGATCTTCGGGGCCGCCGTCGTCTCGGGACCGACGTACGCCACCATCGGCGCGCTCGGCAACGCGCTGCTCGGCCAGGTCTACCTCTGGACCGTGCTGTTCCTTCCGGGCGGCATCGTGCAGCTCCCGCTGGCGTTGCGCAACCGCGTCGCGGCGTGGCTCGCCGGCCGCGCCGGGATCGACTTCGCCGCCGCCGCCGCGGCCGAGCGCGGCATCACCGAGGCCGCCACCGAACCGCGGGCGATCCCGGAGTTCGCGCGCCCGGTGCATCGTCGCGTCTCGGGGACTGGGGCGCTGCTGGAGGTCCGTGACCTGCGGGTGTCCTTCGGCGGGGTCCGCGCGGTGCGCGGGATGTCCTTCGAGGTGCGGGAGGGCGAGACGCTTGGTCTGATCGGTCCGAACGGCGCAGGGAAGACGACGACCTTCGAGCTGATCGCGGGCTTCGTCCGACCCGACGGCGGCTCGGTGTCCTTCCGCGGGGCCGACATCACGAGGCTCTCGCCCGAGGCGCGGGCCCGGCGAGGGCTGATCCGGTCGTTCCAGGACGCCGCGTTGTTCCCGACGCTCACCGTCGCCGACTGCGTCGCGCTCTCCCTCGAGCGGACCGCGCCGACCTCCGTCGCGCTCGCCTCACTCGGGATCCGGCCGGGGGAGCGACGCAAGCGGTCGGACGCCGATGAGCTGCTGGACTGGATGGGCCTGGCGCGCTACCGGTCGAGTGTGATCGGCGAGCTGTCGACCGGCACCCGGCGGATCACCGAGATCGCCTGTCTGGTGGCGTTGCAGCCGGAGCTGCTGCTTCTCGACGAGCCGTCGTCAGGCGTGGCGCAGCGGGAGACGGAGGCGCTCGGCGAGCTACTTGCGAGGCTGCGCCGTGAGCTGTCGTTGACGATGGTCGTGATCGAGCACGACATGCCACTGATCATGGGCTTGTCGGATCGGATCGTCTGCATGGCCGACGGTGAGGAGATCGCGATCGGTACGCCGGAACAGGTCCAGCGCCACCCTGCCGTCATCACGGCGTACCTCGGTGGCGAGGTCACCAGGGCAGCCGAAGCCCCGGTAGGAGCGTCACGATGA